A stretch of Gossypium hirsutum isolate 1008001.06 chromosome A06, Gossypium_hirsutum_v2.1, whole genome shotgun sequence DNA encodes these proteins:
- the LOC121230259 gene encoding protein WALLS ARE THIN 1, with protein MADAGGSAVSKRMWCSVPERLQLHMAMLALQFGYAGFHVVSRAALNMGVSKLVFPVYRNIIAFLLLLPFAYFLEKKDRPAITLNFLLQFFLLALVGITANQGFYLLGLDNTSPTFASAIQNSVPAITFLMAALLRIEKVRLDRKDGISKVIGTALCVTGASVITLYQGPTIYSPRPPLNRPTPPMFVSLGDANGKNWTLGCLFLIGHCLSWSGWLVLQAPVLKKYPARLSVTSYTCFFGLIQFLVIAAVFERDAQAWVFHSGGELFTILYAGVVASGIAFAVQIWCIDRGGPVFVAVYQPVQTLVVAIMSSLALGEEFYLGGIIGAVLIITGLYLVLWGKSEERKFAAQEKAAIQSSTAEHGNSRASSHIKTSLTQPLLPPSTENV; from the exons ATGGCTGATGCAGGTGGTTCAGCCGTCTCTAAGAGGATGTGGTGCTCGGTTCCCGAAAGACTCCAGCTGCATATGGCCATGTTGGCCTTGCAGTTCGGATATGCAGGGTTCCATGTTGTTTCTCGAGCTGCCCTTAACATGGGCGTTAGCAAACTCGTCTTCCCAGTCTACAGAAACATCATTGCTTTCCTTCTCCTCCTCCCATTTGCATATTTCCTCGAAAA GAAGGACCGACCAGCCATTacactaaattttcttttacagTTCTTCCTCTTAGCTCTTGTCGG gatAACAGCAAATCAAGGTTTCTATTTGCTTGGTTTGGATAACACATCACCAACCTTTGCATCTGCAATACAAAACTCAGTCCCCGCCATTACTTTTCTAATGGCTGCTTTGCTTAGGATAGAAAAAGTGAGGCTTGATCGAAAAGATGGGATATCAAAGGTAATAGGAACAGCCTTATGCGTGACTGGTGCATCAGTGATAACATTATACCAAGGTCCAACCATATACAGTCCAAGACCACCATTGAATAGACCCACACCACCTATGTTTGTTTCTTTGGGTGACGCAAATGGAAAGAATTGGACACTTGGTTGTTTGTTTTTGATCGGTCATTGCTTGTCTTGGTCTGGTTGGCTAGTGTTACAAGCACCGGTGCTGAAGAAGTACCCGGCTAGACTCTCGGTTACGTCCTATACATGTTTCTTTGGTCTCATTCAGTTCCTTGTTATTGCTGCGGTTTTTGAAAGGGATGCTCAAGCTTGGGTTTTTCACTCTGGTGGTGAACTCTTCACTATTCTCTATGCG GGAGTGGTGGCATCGGGGATTGCATTTGCTGTACAAATATGGTGCATTGACAGAGGTGGCCCTGTCTTCGTTGCTGTTTATCAACCTGTTCAGACTCTTGTTGTCGCTATTATGTCTTCCCTTGCTTTAGGCGAAGAGTTCTATTTGGGAGG TATCATAGGGGCAGTGCTGATCATAACGGGATTATATTTAGTGCTATGGGGTAAAAGCGAAGAAAGAAAATTCGCAGCTCAAGAAAAAGCCGCAATTCAATCGTCAACGGCGGAGCACGGCAACAGCAGAGCATCGAGCCATATCAAAACATCCCTTACTCAGCCACTTTTGCCACCTTCAACGGAAAATGTTTGA
- the LOC121230261 gene encoding purple acid phosphatase, with amino-acid sequence MALLTASDTFVLYFLCFMLCSFGISNGGITGNFVRKKYSPDMPLDSDVFQVPSGYNAPQQVHITQGDMDGSGVIISWITPDEPGSNMVYYWPENSNHKNKAEGIFVRYKFFNYTSGYIHHCTINNLEYNTKYIYEIGRGDSIRQFWFVTPPRIGPDVPYTFGLIGDLGQTHDSNATLTHYESNPKKGQTVLYVGDLSYSNDYPFHDNSRWDTWGRLVERNAAYQPWIWTAGNHELDFAPEIEETTPFKPYTHRYYVPYESSRSTSPLWYSIKRASAYIIVLSSYSAYGKSTPQYKWLKNELPKVNRSETPWLIVLMHCPIYNSNSHHYMEGETMRVVYESWFVKYKVDVVFSGHVHAYERSKRISNIAYNILNGKCTPVHDLFAPVYITIGDGGNHDGPALGMVEPQPNFSAYREASFGHGIFDIKNRTHAYFGWHRNQDGYAVEADSLWFHNRYWNPYGKSFVASY; translated from the exons ATGGCCCTTCTTACAGCTTCAGACACTTTCGTTCTTTATTTCCTATGTTTCATGTTGTGTTCATTTGGTATCAGCAATGGTGGAATAACTGGTAACTTTGTAAGAAAAAAGTATTCACCTGATATGCCCCTTGACAGTGATGTTTTCCAGGTTCCTTCTGGTTACAATGCACCCCAACAG GTGCATATTACACAAGGGGATATGGATGGTAGTGGAGTGATCATCTCATGGATAACCCCTGATGAACCTGGTTCCAACATGGTTTACTATTGGCCTGAAAATAGTAACCATAAGAACAAAGCTGAAGGGATTTTTGTGAGATACAAGTTCTTCAATTACACCTCTGGTTATATTCATCACTGCACCATCAACAACTTAGAG TATAATACCAAATACATATATGAGATTGGAAGAGGGGATTCCATTAGACAATTCTGGTTTGTAACACCACCAAGAATTGGTCCTGATGTTCCTTATACATTTGGTCTAATAG GGGATCTTGGTCAAACACATGATTCAAATGCTACACTCACGCATTACGAATCGAATCCGAAAAAAGGGCAAACAGTGTTGTATGTAGGGGATCTATCATACTCAAACGATTACCCGTTCCACGATAATTCCCGGTGGGATACATGGGGACGATTAGTCGAGAGGAACGCTGCGTATCAACCTTGGATTTGGACTGCCGGGAATCACGAACTCGATTTCGCTCCGGAAATC GAAGAAACTACGCCATTTAAACCATATACACATCGATACTACGTACCGTATGAATCATCACGTAGTACGTCCCCGTTATGGTATTCGATCAAGAGAGCTTCGGCTTATATCATTGTCTTGTCTTCTTATTCAGCATATG GAAAATCGACTCCTCAATACAAATGGCTAAAGAATGAGTTACCAAAGGTGAATAGAAGTGAGACACCATGGTTGATTGTTCTTATGCATTGCCCGATTTATAACAGTAATTCGCACCATTACATGGAAGGTGAAACCATGAGAGTCGTATACGAGTCATGGTTTGTAAAGTACAAGGTTGACGTTGTGTTTTCCGGTCATGTTCATGCCTATGAACGATCG AAGCGGATATCCAACATTGCATACAATATATTGAATGGAAAGTGTACTCCTGTTCATGACCTGTTTGCACCGGTTTACATAACAATCGGAGACGGTGGAAATCATGATGGACCGGCTTTAGG CATGGTGGAACCACAGCCGAACTTCTCAGCTTATAGGGAGGCGAgtttcggtcatggtatattCGATATCAAGAACCGGACACATGCTTATTTCGGTTGGCATCGTAATCAAGACGGATATGCTGTTGAAGCTGATTCTTTATGGTTTCATAATAGATATTGGAATCCTTATGGGAAATCATTTGTAGCTTCATATTGA